A genomic segment from Nicotiana sylvestris chromosome 1, ASM39365v2, whole genome shotgun sequence encodes:
- the LOC138868900 gene encoding uncharacterized protein, whose protein sequence is MHIDELEHIAKPGWKLFFDGVANMKDVGIGAVLVSETGHHYPVMAQLRFYCTNNMAQYEACILGLRMDVDMGVQEVLVLEFRYIPRIHNEVADVLATLASMLHHPNKAYMDPLKIQIHDQHAYYNVVEEELDREPWFHDIKEYIRMGVYPVQATCDQKRTIRRLTSDFFFSGGVMYKRTPDLGLLRCIDARQATTIMIEVHSGVCGPHMGG, encoded by the exons ctaacatgaaagatgttgggataggagcagtacttgtttctgaaacagggcatcactaccctgttatggctcaacttcgattctactgtactaacaacatggctcaGTATGAGGCATGTATCCTGGGTTTGAGGATGgatgtggatatgggtgtccaggaagtcttggtcttgg agttcaggtatattccaaggattcacaatgaggtcgccgatgttttggctactctggcgtcaatgttgcaccatcccaataaggcttatatggatccTTTGAAGATTCAGATCcacgatcaacatgcttactataatgtggtggaagaagagctcgatagggaaccttggtttcacgatatcaaggaatacatcaggatgggggtgtatccagtacaagccacatgtgatcaaaagagaacaattaggcggtTGACAAGCgattttttcttcagcggaggggttatgtacaaaaggactccagaccttgggctactgagatgcatagatgctaggcaggctacaactattatgatcgaagtacattctggagtctgtggaccgcacatgggTGGGTaa